One Spea bombifrons isolate aSpeBom1 chromosome 1, aSpeBom1.2.pri, whole genome shotgun sequence DNA window includes the following coding sequences:
- the RNF4 gene encoding E3 ubiquitin-protein ligase RNF4 codes for MSTAQRKRKAADSSHSRRANKRRAGHGSTANMAAATEPIELEESGEEVVDLTCESTEPVVVDLTHNDSVVIVEDNQGQRRGSSRASQQTASCILSSDDEDSRDIDLLGTSRVPRDAPSVDHDSSRLSAGRISCPICMDGYTEITQSRRLIVSTKCGHIFCSQCLRDALKNATSCPTCRKKLTHKQYHPIYI; via the exons ATGAGCACT GCTCAACGGAAACGCAAGGCAGCCGACTCCAGTCATTCGAGGAGAGCCAATAAAAGGCGCGCAGGACACGGCTCCACTGCCAATATGGCCGCAGCGACGGAGCCCATAGAGCTGGAGGAAAGTG GGGAAGAAGTGGTGGATCTTACATGTGAATCCACTGAACCGGTAGTGGTGGACTTAACTCACAACGATTCTGTTGTT ATTGTCGAAG ATAATCAGGGTCAAAGGAGAGGCAGCTCTAGAGCCTCCCAGCAAACAGCCAGCTGCATACTGAGCAGCGATGATGAAGATTCCCGCGACATCGACCTGCTTGGCACCAGCAGGGTTCCCAGGGACGCGCCGTCCGTAGATCATGATAGTTCGAG GCTTTCAGCCGGCAGAATTAGTTGTCCGATCTGCATGGATGGCTACACTGAA ATAACGCAAAGTAGACGTCTCATTGTGTCCACTAAATGTGGCCATATTTTCTGCAGCCAGTGCCTTCGAGACGCTCTTAAAAATGCGACGTCATGCCCAACCTGCAGGAAGAAACTGACTCATAAACAGTACCATCCgatctatatataa